One genomic segment of Rubripirellula tenax includes these proteins:
- a CDS encoding sulfatase yields the protein MKSSLTQISKPSSFLSALLLLTVTATADDRLNVLMIAVDDLRPELACYEAPYIHSPNIDRLARQGVRFDRAYCQVAVCGASRASLLSGCRPETTGCWNFSTLLRSKMPDVLTLPQHFKQNGYETTFFGKVYHSPKDDAESWTLNASDWAPQQRGKGHSYLKDYSDDVPQPQKTNNQKVQPKAGPSIENGGDVADERYVDGHIAERAAKVIERFADHDKPFFFAVGFIKPHLPFNAPAKYWDLYDRSSIEIPPRKDVVDGVPYGNSTWGELKNYPDIPKNVEFLDDDKTRELIHGYRAAVSFTDAQVGKLLDALERSGQREKTIVILWGDHGWYVGDFGDWCKHTNYEIATRVPLIVSAPGLDPNRSTRSMAEFVDVFPTLCEMTGLEVPSHCQGKSLTPILVDPSATIKPAAFSQYLRNQPGVGSMRGTSIRTERFRYTEWRNMKTGELDAIELIDFDNDPGATVNVAAKPEYESYLPGLAELCAKSKTGT from the coding sequence ATGAAATCTAGTTTGACTCAAATTTCGAAACCGAGTTCGTTTCTTTCAGCACTTCTTTTGCTCACTGTCACCGCAACCGCCGATGACCGGCTGAACGTCTTGATGATCGCAGTCGACGATTTACGTCCAGAACTTGCGTGTTACGAAGCCCCCTACATCCACAGTCCCAACATCGATCGTCTGGCGCGCCAGGGAGTTCGATTCGATCGGGCGTATTGCCAGGTTGCCGTTTGCGGTGCGTCGCGAGCGAGTTTATTGAGCGGATGTCGTCCGGAAACGACAGGGTGCTGGAACTTCAGCACGTTGCTTCGATCCAAAATGCCCGATGTGTTGACGTTGCCCCAACATTTCAAGCAAAACGGTTACGAAACGACCTTTTTCGGAAAGGTCTATCACAGCCCCAAAGACGACGCGGAATCTTGGACGTTGAATGCCAGCGACTGGGCACCCCAGCAGCGCGGCAAGGGACACTCGTACTTAAAGGACTATTCCGACGATGTTCCCCAACCCCAAAAGACCAATAACCAGAAAGTCCAGCCCAAGGCAGGCCCGTCGATCGAAAATGGTGGCGATGTAGCCGACGAACGCTATGTCGATGGTCACATTGCCGAACGCGCCGCTAAGGTGATCGAACGATTCGCCGATCACGACAAACCGTTCTTCTTTGCCGTCGGTTTCATCAAGCCTCATTTGCCGTTCAATGCGCCGGCGAAGTACTGGGATTTGTATGACCGATCGTCGATCGAGATTCCCCCTCGCAAAGATGTCGTCGACGGCGTGCCGTACGGAAACTCGACCTGGGGCGAACTGAAGAATTATCCCGACATCCCCAAGAATGTCGAATTTCTGGACGACGACAAGACTCGCGAACTGATACACGGATACCGAGCCGCGGTCAGCTTCACCGATGCGCAAGTCGGAAAACTACTCGATGCACTGGAGCGTTCGGGGCAGCGAGAAAAGACGATTGTGATTCTGTGGGGTGACCACGGTTGGTACGTCGGCGATTTCGGCGATTGGTGCAAACACACCAATTACGAGATCGCGACCCGTGTGCCGTTGATCGTGTCGGCACCGGGATTGGATCCGAATCGATCAACGCGTTCGATGGCCGAGTTTGTGGACGTCTTTCCGACGCTTTGCGAGATGACAGGACTGGAAGTACCATCCCACTGTCAAGGGAAGAGTCTAACGCCGATCTTGGTGGATCCGTCGGCGACCATCAAACCGGCCGCGTTCAGCCAATACCTTCGAAATCAACCCGGCGTCGGTTCGATGCGGGGAACCAGCATCCGAACCGAACGATTCCGCTACACCGAGTGGCGAAACATGAAAACCGGCGAGTTGGACGCGATCGAGTTGATCGATTTCGACAACGATCCAGGTGCAACCGTGAACGTCGCCGCGAAACCCGAATACGAATCGTATTTGCCAGGATTGGCGGAGCTGTGTGCGAAGTCAAAGACGGGCACTTAG
- a CDS encoding response regulator — protein sequence MSSQKVLLVDDSGVMRKIIVRALNAISITDVVEAADGAEALKLFNSDSFGLVLTDWNMPNMNGLELLTAIRATGSKVPVIMITTEAEQGRVLQAIQAGASNYLVKPFEQETLLNKLQKYVSVPA from the coding sequence ATGAGCAGTCAAAAAGTCTTACTGGTCGACGATTCCGGCGTGATGCGGAAAATCATCGTCCGCGCACTCAATGCGATTAGTATCACGGACGTCGTGGAAGCCGCAGACGGTGCGGAAGCGCTTAAACTATTCAATAGCGATTCTTTCGGATTGGTTCTGACCGACTGGAACATGCCGAACATGAATGGTTTGGAGTTGCTGACAGCGATCCGTGCGACGGGCTCCAAAGTGCCCGTCATCATGATCACGACCGAAGCTGAACAAGGTCGAGTGCTACAAGCAATCCAGGCTGGAGCGAGTAATTACTTGGTCAAGCCGTTCGAACAGGAAACATTACTGAACAAGTTGCAAAAGTACGTCAGCGTGCCTGCCTAG
- a CDS encoding serine/threonine-protein kinase: MSRLFDKLRVGINGNASLPPSNSGSFVLGENGSQVSPAVPPADFSRLAETRASQPILPRQMNFAYSPGSTPLPRYTIRRGIGVGGFGEVYFAVTDAGKEVALKRIQRNLEVELRGVSHCLNLKHPHLVSLYDICPDDQNQWWVVMEYVAGPNLREVLDDSPDGLATEEVNRWFTAIASGVEHLHSAGLVHRDLKPGNVFDDSGIVKIGDYGLSKFISTSHRGGHTESVGTFHYMAPEIGRGQYGREIDIYAMGVVLYELLTGRVPFDGESCQEIIVKHMTAMPDLSSIAEPYRSTIAKCLEKDPGNRFHSVPEMMSSLGVSTDQGSYASTPLAGMFSSDASPVMATLVSSSSSDSPQSDASPSEVSDEPLARAIRHSLNDLNLWWRTLDRSPGSKAALVLVAGFILLVNTSWLLPLMSVVAVFYVPYYIVRQMVLHVRQQPSYAQAQALATSSGAAVRPMTRSQRRQFLRSGLRAKHSIHRVAELNTSWIAAIMTAVVLGAVAGVVGLRSGPVTAMTIAPYQWMAIVVLMASFAILGLGKLWEREDGEGLPRRIALAGIGGGVGAGAFAMHQFLMLPLDVGLMRDIDASALPQAFYTDGGIPMGSAMMAHYALLFAVLRWWKPVDPLRRTRLSVWAVAVAVVAEWGVHQVLPIPQPMGMLVAGGIAIAVQMSAPWVNQRQPTPTTTTATPPVASSKNQSRSLA, from the coding sequence ATGTCACGCCTTTTCGATAAACTGAGGGTCGGCATCAATGGCAACGCGTCACTCCCGCCATCCAATTCGGGATCGTTCGTGTTGGGCGAAAACGGCAGCCAAGTATCGCCAGCCGTACCCCCAGCCGATTTTTCACGGCTCGCGGAGACACGTGCTTCTCAACCTATTCTTCCACGACAAATGAACTTCGCCTATTCACCAGGATCGACGCCATTGCCGCGATACACGATTCGTCGTGGGATCGGTGTTGGCGGATTTGGTGAGGTCTATTTCGCAGTCACTGATGCCGGCAAAGAGGTGGCACTGAAGCGAATCCAGCGGAACCTTGAAGTCGAGCTTCGGGGTGTTTCGCACTGCTTGAATTTGAAGCACCCCCACCTCGTGTCCTTGTACGACATTTGCCCAGACGACCAAAATCAGTGGTGGGTCGTGATGGAGTACGTGGCCGGACCGAACCTTCGCGAAGTACTCGACGATTCACCCGACGGTCTGGCAACGGAAGAAGTCAATCGTTGGTTCACCGCGATCGCTAGCGGCGTCGAACATCTGCACTCGGCCGGCTTGGTGCACCGCGACTTGAAACCAGGCAATGTTTTCGATGACAGCGGCATCGTCAAAATCGGCGACTATGGGCTGAGCAAGTTCATTTCGACGTCGCATCGTGGCGGACACACCGAAAGCGTCGGCACCTTTCACTACATGGCGCCGGAGATCGGACGTGGCCAGTACGGTCGCGAGATCGATATCTACGCGATGGGTGTGGTGCTTTACGAACTATTGACGGGCCGAGTTCCGTTTGACGGTGAAAGCTGTCAAGAAATTATCGTCAAGCACATGACGGCGATGCCGGATCTTTCGTCGATCGCCGAACCCTATCGATCAACGATCGCCAAGTGTTTGGAAAAAGATCCAGGCAACCGATTCCATAGCGTGCCCGAAATGATGTCGTCGCTCGGCGTTTCGACCGACCAAGGTTCCTACGCTTCGACACCGCTGGCCGGCATGTTTTCGTCGGATGCTTCGCCTGTGATGGCAACACTGGTGTCGTCGTCCTCCAGTGATTCGCCCCAAAGCGACGCATCGCCTAGTGAAGTTAGTGACGAACCGCTCGCCCGCGCGATCCGACACAGCCTGAATGATCTGAACTTGTGGTGGCGAACGCTAGATCGATCGCCCGGCTCGAAAGCAGCGCTCGTCTTGGTCGCCGGTTTCATCTTGTTGGTCAATACGTCTTGGCTGTTGCCGCTGATGTCCGTGGTTGCCGTCTTTTATGTTCCGTACTACATCGTTCGGCAAATGGTGTTGCACGTTCGCCAACAACCGTCGTACGCCCAGGCTCAGGCATTGGCGACAAGCTCCGGTGCAGCGGTGCGTCCGATGACGCGATCACAACGACGACAATTTTTGCGCAGCGGACTGCGGGCAAAACACTCGATCCACCGCGTCGCTGAATTGAACACGTCTTGGATCGCCGCGATCATGACAGCTGTGGTGCTGGGTGCCGTTGCAGGCGTTGTGGGACTTCGCAGCGGTCCGGTCACTGCGATGACCATCGCCCCGTACCAGTGGATGGCGATCGTGGTCTTGATGGCTTCGTTCGCAATTTTGGGACTTGGCAAGCTTTGGGAACGCGAAGATGGGGAAGGGTTGCCTCGCCGCATCGCCCTAGCCGGAATCGGTGGCGGCGTCGGCGCGGGAGCGTTTGCGATGCATCAATTCCTAATGCTGCCGTTGGATGTGGGGCTGATGCGAGACATTGATGCGTCGGCTTTGCCCCAAGCGTTCTATACCGATGGCGGAATCCCCATGGGGTCGGCCATGATGGCCCACTACGCATTGCTGTTCGCGGTACTGCGTTGGTGGAAACCGGTCGATCCGTTGCGGCGGACGCGCTTGAGTGTCTGGGCGGTTGCCGTTGCGGTGGTCGCCGAATGGGGCGTTCATCAAGTGCTTCCGATCCCGCAACCGATGGGCATGTTGGTTGCCGGTGGGATCGCGATCGCCGTCCAGATGTCGGCGCCTTGGGTGAATCAAAGACAACCGACGCCGACCACCACCACCGCGACACCACCGGTTGCATCGAGCAAAAATCAATCTAGGAGCCTGGCATGA
- a CDS encoding chemotaxis protein CheX, translating into MIKAFQESTFDVFKTMLNVEVTSDDAVPSNQQIFCSVSGTIGLTGSIAGDVIVCLDESLAMHVTGAMLGQAYTEIDDDVIDAVGELTNMIAGSAKGRLEQYDLSLALPTVILGAGHRIGFRQGIMPMKIPFTCEWGTFSIKLGLVEAKTPQPIG; encoded by the coding sequence GTGATCAAAGCGTTTCAAGAATCGACGTTTGATGTCTTTAAGACGATGTTGAATGTCGAGGTAACGTCGGACGATGCAGTACCCAGCAACCAGCAGATCTTCTGCAGCGTCAGCGGTACTATCGGACTTACCGGTTCGATAGCAGGTGATGTGATTGTGTGCTTGGATGAGAGTCTCGCCATGCACGTGACCGGCGCAATGCTCGGCCAGGCGTATACGGAGATCGATGATGACGTCATTGACGCGGTAGGTGAGCTGACCAACATGATCGCCGGCAGTGCGAAGGGTCGGCTTGAGCAATACGATCTTAGCCTTGCCTTGCCGACGGTCATTCTTGGAGCTGGTCATCGAATCGGTTTTCGCCAGGGGATCATGCCCATGAAGATACCCTTCACATGTGAATGGGGCACATTCAGCATCAAGCTCGGCCTCGTCGAAGCCAAGACACCACAGCCCATCGGCTAG
- a CDS encoding DUF1559 domain-containing protein produces the protein MKRSQSRGFTLVELLVVIAIIGVLVGLLLPAVQAAREAARRMSCSNNFKQIGLALHNYHSAYKKLPAQKGGTNNAVGGNQGGNQLRLGWLPQILPFIEQQAVWEQIVNPLAILPDGSLRGAGPWPPMGPQPWRGDYIPWITELPALRCPSDPGRGLPALGRTNYAACQGDAVEYGEVGAWGGSNPMVVQSARAEQIRVAGRGVFVAREYMRFRDILDGLSNTIAAGEIATDLGDRDIRTSPIDGPGSGPLRDNPSWAKDNNKMDPLRPTFWLPGENLVVDNAAGDGARASWARGYHWADGEMHHSGMNTILPPNSECVARVANDSSWGMYPPSSRHQGGVHVLMADGAVQFITDSIEAGDSRAHTVYKDHNPGNAGAESPFGLWGALGTRASKETKSLDTN, from the coding sequence AGCGGTGCAGGCGGCTCGAGAAGCCGCCCGTCGAATGAGCTGTAGCAACAATTTCAAGCAAATTGGGCTCGCGCTCCACAACTACCACTCGGCTTATAAAAAGCTTCCAGCCCAGAAGGGGGGCACCAACAATGCCGTCGGTGGAAACCAAGGCGGGAATCAACTGCGTTTGGGTTGGCTTCCTCAAATCCTGCCGTTCATCGAACAGCAAGCGGTGTGGGAGCAAATCGTTAACCCACTGGCGATCCTGCCGGATGGTTCGCTGCGTGGCGCGGGTCCTTGGCCGCCAATGGGCCCCCAACCTTGGCGCGGTGATTACATTCCCTGGATTACCGAATTGCCGGCACTGCGATGCCCAAGCGATCCGGGTAGGGGACTGCCGGCACTCGGCCGAACCAATTACGCGGCGTGCCAAGGTGATGCCGTTGAGTATGGCGAAGTCGGTGCTTGGGGTGGATCCAATCCCATGGTGGTTCAAAGCGCTCGAGCCGAGCAAATTCGCGTTGCCGGCCGTGGTGTCTTCGTTGCTCGTGAATACATGAGATTCCGCGACATTCTAGACGGACTGTCCAACACAATCGCCGCTGGCGAAATTGCAACCGACTTGGGTGACCGCGACATTCGTACGTCGCCGATCGATGGTCCGGGATCCGGTCCTTTGCGTGACAATCCTTCTTGGGCAAAGGACAACAACAAGATGGACCCACTGCGTCCTACCTTTTGGTTGCCCGGCGAAAACTTGGTAGTCGACAATGCCGCGGGTGACGGAGCACGAGCCAGTTGGGCACGTGGTTATCACTGGGCCGACGGTGAAATGCACCACTCGGGGATGAATACCATTCTTCCACCCAACAGTGAATGTGTCGCCCGTGTTGCAAATGATAGCTCTTGGGGCATGTACCCGCCAAGTTCACGGCACCAAGGTGGTGTTCACGTGTTGATGGCTGACGGTGCGGTGCAATTCATCACCGACTCGATTGAGGCAGGTGATTCTCGTGCCCACACCGTTTACAAGGACCACAATCCTGGCAATGCGGGCGCCGAAAGTCCGTTCGGTCTTTGGGGTGCTCTTGGTACCAGAGCCAGTAAAGAGACGAAGTCCTTGGACACGAATTAG
- a CDS encoding DUF2314 domain-containing protein, whose protein sequence is MSSSPVFLNPEDDKEMEAAWKQARQSFRFFWRELAWEYRRIIPGLDVACVKVAFRDPPGQTPSDAPSVEHMWINDVQFDGDLVTGTLINSPNWLKSVAEGDAIAVKPSQVSDWMYAIHSIAYGGHTVNLMRRRMKSGERKEHDSAWGLDFGDPEMLRLVPPDYIGQPALKTGFIQRIFGSKQVTQTVAEVGKHEHPMSENMGSSFDQSLTEDPSLVTFADDRGFTFLHQLSLAGSQKGVAVMLRHGADPNAVANNTMTPLRLAKSLGWKRVVNELEAAGATG, encoded by the coding sequence ATGAGTTCATCGCCCGTCTTTCTGAACCCAGAGGATGACAAAGAAATGGAGGCCGCCTGGAAACAGGCTCGGCAATCGTTTCGTTTCTTCTGGCGAGAACTAGCTTGGGAGTATCGACGGATCATTCCGGGACTTGACGTGGCCTGTGTCAAAGTTGCCTTTCGCGATCCACCCGGCCAGACGCCCAGTGACGCACCATCCGTCGAGCACATGTGGATCAATGACGTCCAGTTTGATGGTGATCTGGTAACCGGCACCCTGATCAATTCACCAAACTGGTTGAAGTCCGTCGCCGAAGGGGATGCCATCGCGGTCAAACCGAGCCAAGTTTCAGATTGGATGTACGCGATACACAGCATCGCCTACGGCGGACATACGGTGAACCTGATGCGTCGTCGAATGAAGTCGGGTGAGCGAAAAGAACACGACTCGGCGTGGGGTTTGGATTTCGGCGACCCCGAGATGCTGCGTCTGGTGCCGCCTGATTATATCGGCCAGCCCGCGTTAAAGACGGGTTTCATCCAACGCATCTTCGGCAGCAAACAGGTCACCCAAACCGTCGCCGAGGTTGGCAAACACGAACACCCCATGTCAGAAAACATGGGATCGTCCTTCGATCAATCGCTTACCGAAGATCCAAGCCTGGTGACCTTTGCCGACGACCGAGGCTTCACGTTTCTGCATCAACTCTCACTCGCCGGCAGTCAAAAAGGCGTCGCCGTCATGCTGCGTCACGGCGCCGATCCGAACGCAGTTGCCAACAATACCATGACGCCCCTTCGTCTAGCAAAATCGCTGGGCTGGAAACGAGTGGTCAACGAATTGGAAGCTGCCGGAGCAACGGGCTAA
- a CDS encoding response regulator, translating to MSKQILFVDDDPSLLSTMKRNLGCDYTVHTAEGAEMALKTVSQQGHFSVVIVDMQMPKINGVETIKLLREQMPDAVFVMLTGNQDVTTAINALNEGQVFRFLNKPCKTTEISAVIDAAQKQHNLLIAEKELLSGTFAGAIKLMTDVIEMQEHQPVDTGRMAASLEELASRMSIETGWEEKVAARVFTLGIAMLDTDQKRKFLSLDPTDDEHKRLFGWICKQSATLISRLPRMAWIVDTLKAVPAADRLETNADRQAKAATLLRIVFYWNFLTNRGLSVEATTSHITKLMPNLGTKLVQEIQCLNDNRDSHVVKSVHVSKLRPGMICQTDITLPGVGTVVKRGLPLTAAMVDNLVRCDGSDERKIQVIENSMVGVL from the coding sequence ATGAGTAAGCAAATACTATTCGTCGACGACGACCCGTCGCTTCTTAGCACAATGAAGCGTAATCTGGGATGTGACTATACTGTCCACACGGCCGAGGGCGCTGAGATGGCCCTTAAAACCGTTTCGCAACAAGGGCACTTTTCGGTCGTGATCGTTGACATGCAGATGCCAAAGATCAATGGTGTCGAAACCATCAAGCTGTTGCGAGAGCAGATGCCTGATGCGGTGTTCGTCATGTTGACAGGAAATCAAGATGTTACGACTGCGATCAACGCTTTGAACGAGGGTCAGGTGTTTCGGTTTTTAAACAAGCCGTGCAAGACAACCGAAATATCGGCTGTGATTGACGCAGCGCAAAAACAGCACAACCTGTTGATCGCTGAAAAGGAGTTGCTTAGCGGTACGTTTGCTGGGGCGATCAAGCTAATGACGGACGTCATTGAGATGCAAGAGCATCAACCGGTTGATACAGGAAGAATGGCGGCATCGCTTGAGGAACTCGCATCACGGATGTCGATCGAGACCGGATGGGAGGAAAAGGTCGCCGCACGGGTATTCACCCTCGGGATTGCGATGCTAGACACCGATCAAAAGCGAAAGTTCCTTTCGCTGGATCCCACCGACGACGAACATAAGCGATTGTTTGGTTGGATTTGCAAGCAGTCAGCGACGCTCATTTCCCGTTTACCGAGAATGGCCTGGATCGTTGATACGCTAAAGGCCGTACCGGCCGCAGATCGGCTAGAAACAAACGCCGATCGACAAGCAAAGGCAGCCACTCTTCTTCGGATCGTTTTCTATTGGAATTTCCTGACCAATCGAGGCTTATCTGTTGAAGCGACCACTTCTCATATCACAAAGCTGATGCCGAATCTCGGCACGAAGCTTGTTCAGGAAATCCAGTGTCTCAATGACAACCGCGACTCCCATGTCGTTAAGTCCGTTCATGTTTCGAAACTTAGACCGGGAATGATCTGTCAGACCGACATCACTTTGCCGGGCGTTGGAACGGTTGTGAAACGAGGCCTGCCTTTGACCGCCGCAATGGTAGACAACCTCGTCCGCTGCGATGGATCTGACGAGAGAAAGATTCAAGTGATCGAAAATTCGATGGTGGGTGTTTTATAG
- a CDS encoding PAS domain-containing sensor histidine kinase: MFLHQRSKHMPVTAKAVFDGMLQDTHKTTDRIFAFIMSVQWIFGVLCAFFVSPLSWDGEISRTHLHVWAAIFLGGAITALPIALAIKLPGHLITRLSVATGQLMYSALLIHLMGGRIEAHFHIFVSLAILSAYRDRVVFLPAVAITVLDHFVRGYLWPQSVFGEFAVVSWRPFEHAAWVLFETVSLCYLIGQNLEQSAIVADLHVALKADRDDLESKVLERTFELDETRVFQERILDSIDAEICILDQDGMILFVNERWRNFVATNAGDQRSTETGANYLDACDRDDGPLGKQSKNLAVALRQIAAGQLDSFVDEYPCHHGETERWFHVRVNRIALREINAIALVHVEVTEAKLAQQRAASLAKLVLDSPDEVYIFSKERFNFVEVNHGACKNLGYDRETLLSMSPFDIKPQLSESDLRELMEDLLAGKVETINFETAHRRSDGTDYWCRLNLHLSVLESEEVVVAFVTDISDRKRLESQLSQAQKLESVGQLAAGVAHEINTPMQCVFGNVEFLQTSFERLLALSDHVVTLLEKSELQWSEERKTLSELREKYKYDYLRIQTPEAIKEATDASSRVISIIRAMKIMSHPGSTRKSSTDIHEMIDQASIITRSRWKNVATIEFDFDADLHTVDVLPAEISQVFINLIVNAADAIAEKIGPESSELGKITVATRLESDWIRIAIRDSGTGIPKLLQERIFDPFFTTKEVGKGTGQGLSISHNVIVNCHSGTMDVESVDGVGTTFIIRIPRFPLEDAIPSQTNHNPVPLITNPDLSGLPTTSTSY, from the coding sequence ATGTTCTTGCACCAACGATCAAAGCACATGCCCGTCACAGCAAAGGCTGTGTTTGATGGGATGCTTCAAGATACCCACAAAACAACCGATCGCATTTTTGCGTTCATCATGTCCGTGCAATGGATTTTCGGCGTTCTATGTGCGTTCTTCGTATCGCCACTTTCGTGGGACGGCGAAATCAGTCGAACTCATCTTCATGTCTGGGCGGCGATTTTTTTGGGTGGCGCTATAACGGCATTGCCGATCGCCCTCGCTATCAAGTTACCCGGTCATCTGATCACGCGACTTTCCGTCGCAACTGGCCAACTGATGTACTCGGCACTCTTGATCCATCTGATGGGCGGACGCATCGAGGCTCACTTCCATATATTCGTATCGTTGGCGATACTTTCGGCCTATCGTGACCGGGTCGTCTTTCTTCCGGCGGTTGCGATCACCGTTTTGGATCACTTTGTCCGTGGCTATCTTTGGCCCCAATCCGTTTTTGGTGAATTCGCGGTTGTTTCTTGGCGCCCCTTCGAACATGCCGCCTGGGTTTTGTTCGAAACCGTTTCATTGTGCTATCTGATCGGGCAGAATCTCGAGCAAAGTGCGATCGTCGCCGATCTGCATGTTGCGCTTAAGGCGGATCGCGACGACCTCGAATCCAAAGTACTTGAAAGGACCTTCGAGCTCGACGAAACAAGAGTCTTCCAAGAACGCATTCTCGATTCAATCGACGCTGAAATTTGCATTCTTGATCAAGACGGCATGATCTTGTTTGTCAACGAGCGCTGGCGCAATTTCGTTGCGACGAATGCCGGTGACCAACGGTCAACAGAAACCGGCGCGAACTATCTCGATGCTTGCGACCGTGATGACGGACCGCTTGGGAAACAGTCAAAGAACCTCGCCGTTGCACTACGACAAATCGCAGCAGGTCAACTCGATTCCTTCGTCGATGAGTACCCTTGCCACCATGGTGAAACAGAACGCTGGTTCCATGTCCGCGTCAATCGAATCGCGTTGCGAGAAATTAACGCGATCGCGTTGGTTCATGTCGAAGTCACCGAAGCCAAGCTTGCCCAACAGCGTGCTGCATCGCTTGCAAAGCTGGTGCTTGATTCGCCCGACGAAGTGTACATTTTTTCGAAAGAACGATTCAATTTTGTCGAAGTCAATCATGGAGCTTGCAAAAATCTTGGCTATGACCGCGAGACCCTGCTTTCAATGTCTCCGTTCGACATCAAACCCCAACTCAGTGAAAGTGATCTAAGGGAACTGATGGAAGACTTGTTAGCAGGAAAAGTGGAAACGATCAACTTTGAAACAGCTCATCGCCGAAGTGATGGAACGGATTATTGGTGTCGTCTAAATCTTCACTTAAGCGTCCTAGAGAGTGAAGAGGTTGTCGTTGCTTTCGTAACTGACATTTCCGATCGCAAGCGTCTTGAAAGTCAATTGTCACAGGCTCAAAAACTCGAGTCGGTAGGACAACTCGCCGCTGGCGTTGCGCACGAAATCAACACACCGATGCAATGTGTCTTTGGCAATGTCGAGTTTTTGCAAACCAGTTTCGAACGCCTATTGGCTCTTTCCGACCATGTAGTGACACTGCTAGAAAAAAGCGAACTGCAATGGTCCGAGGAACGCAAGACGCTGTCTGAATTGCGAGAAAAATACAAGTACGACTATCTTCGCATTCAAACGCCTGAAGCAATCAAGGAAGCCACCGATGCGTCGTCACGAGTGATCTCAATCATTCGTGCCATGAAAATCATGTCCCATCCGGGCTCAACCCGAAAATCATCGACAGACATTCACGAGATGATCGATCAAGCCTCGATCATCACCCGAAGTCGCTGGAAAAACGTTGCAACGATTGAATTTGACTTCGATGCTGACTTGCATACCGTCGACGTCTTACCCGCTGAAATCAGCCAAGTGTTCATCAATTTGATCGTCAATGCTGCGGATGCTATTGCGGAGAAAATCGGGCCAGAATCTTCTGAACTTGGCAAAATCACGGTTGCGACGCGACTTGAAAGTGATTGGATCCGCATTGCGATCCGTGATTCGGGGACTGGAATTCCCAAATTGCTTCAAGAGAGAATTTTCGATCCGTTCTTTACAACAAAGGAAGTGGGAAAAGGCACTGGCCAAGGGCTGTCCATTAGCCACAACGTGATCGTCAACTGTCACTCCGGGACGATGGACGTCGAGAGCGTTGACGGTGTTGGTACGACGTTCATCATCCGGATACCGAGATTTCCTTTGGAAGACGCGATCCCATCCCAAACCAATCACAACCCAGTTCCGTTGATCACAAATCCTGATTTAAGTGGTCTTCCGACGACATCGACTTCTTACTGA